The following are encoded together in the Adhaeribacter arboris genome:
- a CDS encoding DUF4296 domain-containing protein, with the protein MKYIFLAVTLLLLVRCSPTGEPKPANLLSEEKMTRIMIDVHLAEAQIENAGLPLDSGEAVYRKMHREILRKHQVKEADFNNSYQYYLRNLNGLDKIYEKVIDSLTVRETLSKAKKP; encoded by the coding sequence GTGAAATACATCTTTTTAGCAGTAACCCTTCTTTTGTTAGTCCGTTGTTCCCCAACCGGCGAACCCAAACCCGCCAACTTACTCTCCGAAGAAAAAATGACCCGTATTATGATTGACGTTCATTTGGCGGAAGCTCAGATTGAAAATGCAGGTTTGCCACTTGACTCCGGAGAAGCCGTTTACCGGAAAATGCATCGCGAAATTTTACGCAAACACCAGGTGAAAGAAGCAGATTTTAATAACAGCTATCAGTATTATTTGCGTAATCTGAACGGTTTAGATAAAATTTACGAAAAAGTAATTGATAGTCTTACCGTGCGCGAAACTCTTTCCAAAGCAAAAAAGCCGTAG
- a CDS encoding tRNA-binding protein yields the protein MNQITWNDFEKVDLRVGTITEVHDFPEARQPAYKILVDFGALGIKKSSAKVTVNYTKEELIGRQVLAVVNFPPKQIGKYLSEVLITGFADAQGNIVLAQPQSPVPNGAKLM from the coding sequence ATGAATCAGATTACCTGGAACGATTTTGAGAAAGTAGATTTACGCGTTGGCACCATAACCGAAGTGCATGATTTTCCGGAAGCACGCCAGCCAGCCTATAAAATATTGGTGGATTTTGGGGCGTTAGGAATTAAAAAATCAAGTGCTAAGGTAACTGTAAATTACACAAAGGAGGAATTAATTGGCCGGCAAGTTTTAGCAGTGGTAAATTTTCCGCCGAAACAAATTGGAAAATACTTATCGGAGGTTCTAATAACCGGTTTTGCAGATGCTCAAGGAAACATTGTATTGGCCCAGCCCCAAAGCCCCGTACCAAATGGCGCGAAGTTAATGTAG